In Vicinamibacteria bacterium, a genomic segment contains:
- a CDS encoding radical SAM protein, producing MPTASPLGEVLARHTREGELYSKLGNDRVRCVACGHRCLIPPGQQGICKVRFNEGGTLQVPHGYVGALQLDPVEKKPFFHALPGSSALSFGMLGCDYHCGYCFVPGTEVETRGGPRMIDALFRGGEAVFESGGDAVAVRPGLEVLTHRGRSRPVQGVFRHHYRGPLMAILPRGGTEIHATPDHEFLVSARAARGLPPPSFFMPASALTAEFDLLEPSADGAFRTRPIEDTRILSYDGPVYNLEVEEDRTYLVQGAAVHNCQNWLTSQALRDPKAVSLPEEVSPAALVALARKHGARIMTSTYNEPLITSEWAVEIFREAKAAGLVCSYVSNGNATPEVLDYIQPFVSLYKVDLKSFRDRHYRELGGTLERVLWTIRALHERGFWVEVVTLTVPGFNDSDEELAEIARFLASVSPDIPWHVTAFHQDYKMTDPENTGVATLLRAAEIGVREGLHFVYAGNLPGRVRNWENTYCPGCSALLIERYGFRVLANRISQGRCPDCARTIPGFWSAPVA from the coding sequence ATGCCCACCGCATCCCCACTCGGCGAGGTCCTCGCTCGTCACACCCGGGAGGGCGAGCTCTACTCGAAACTTGGCAACGACCGGGTGCGCTGCGTGGCCTGCGGCCACCGCTGCCTCATCCCTCCCGGCCAGCAGGGCATCTGCAAGGTGCGCTTCAACGAAGGGGGCACGCTGCAGGTGCCCCACGGCTACGTGGGGGCGCTCCAGCTCGACCCTGTGGAGAAGAAACCGTTCTTTCACGCCCTCCCCGGCTCCTCCGCCCTCTCTTTCGGCATGCTGGGATGCGACTACCACTGCGGCTACTGCTTCGTGCCCGGCACGGAGGTGGAAACGCGCGGGGGCCCGCGCATGATCGACGCGCTCTTCCGGGGCGGGGAAGCCGTCTTCGAGAGCGGCGGGGACGCGGTGGCCGTGCGTCCGGGCTTGGAGGTCCTGACTCACCGCGGGCGGTCGCGCCCGGTGCAGGGGGTCTTCCGGCACCACTACCGCGGACCACTCATGGCCATCCTTCCGCGGGGGGGCACCGAGATCCACGCCACTCCCGACCACGAGTTCCTGGTCTCGGCGCGCGCGGCCCGGGGCCTGCCCCCTCCCTCCTTCTTCATGCCCGCCTCTGCCCTGACCGCGGAGTTCGATCTCCTGGAGCCCTCCGCGGACGGCGCCTTCCGGACGCGGCCCATCGAGGACACCCGGATCCTGAGTTACGACGGTCCCGTCTACAACCTGGAAGTGGAGGAAGACCGCACCTACCTCGTGCAGGGGGCGGCTGTCCACAACTGCCAGAACTGGCTCACCTCGCAGGCGCTGCGCGACCCCAAGGCGGTCTCCCTCCCCGAGGAGGTCTCTCCCGCCGCGCTGGTGGCGCTGGCCCGAAAGCACGGAGCCCGCATCATGACCTCCACCTACAACGAGCCCCTCATCACGAGCGAATGGGCGGTCGAGATCTTCCGCGAGGCCAAGGCGGCGGGCCTCGTCTGCTCCTACGTCTCGAACGGCAACGCCACCCCGGAGGTCCTGGACTACATCCAGCCCTTCGTCTCCCTTTACAAGGTGGACCTGAAGAGCTTCCGCGACCGGCATTACCGGGAGCTCGGGGGGACCCTGGAGCGGGTGCTGTGGACGATCCGCGCCCTGCACGAGCGGGGCTTCTGGGTGGAGGTCGTCACCCTGACCGTCCCCGGCTTCAACGACTCGGATGAGGAGCTCGCCGAGATCGCCCGCTTCCTGGCCTCGGTCTCCCCCGACATCCCCTGGCACGTGACGGCGTTCCACCAGGACTACAAGATGACGGACCCGGAGAACACGGGGGTGGCCACTCTGCTACGCGCGGCCGAGATCGGGGTCCGGGAGGGCCTGCACTTCGTCTACGCGGGCAACTTGCCGGGCCGGGTCCGGAACTGGGAGAACACGTACTGTCCGGGCTGCTCGGCCCTGCTCATCGAGCGGTACGGGTTCCGCGTGCTCGCGAACCGGATCTCGCAGGGGCGCTGCCCCGACTGCGCACGGACGATCCCCGGCTTCTGGTCCGCCCCCGTCGCCTGA
- a CDS encoding tetratricopeptide repeat protein, which yields MRYVAASVVVFGLLTAPVLADRKLDEAVAKADEQFQKGKPEDALKTLTKLTEQSPSGEAFVALARMQERLGNLDDAAATLARAKDASPAGPARAEVLAAWAGMDLLRGAGKDALAHATEAVEQVKSSPTASALAALARAQARNQDAASALQTADKAVAASPTSALVHEARGEALLGLGRAEDAGAAFRKALELDPKLTLARTRLASALLAQGKKTEAVAEARKATEVDPKAGEAFAVLGTAILAENPKAWPDAIAQAQQGAFLNPRSPLVQVAVGKIFEANGNLDQTVNAYKKALETDPGYGPARLALVQAQIAKGDKEGAFVEAQRLATDMPGSGEAQLELGRILLRKNDYAGAIPPLERAVNLTPGTAEAHALLGRAYQFSHRSEDAAVEYKKAVELDPKNLDYRTTYGLVLGITGQHDAGIAELKKVIATPGYKDSAAYVNLGWIYRNMNKATDSIAAYKKALEIDPKGEQAAQAALGLGWAYSYTKTWDDSIAAFNRSIQIDPKTAGEAYNGIAWCYFFKKDMAQAQAFLDKAQAAGRNAATLKENIERVKKAIAAGHAVTEEQLAQAQAEQEKERERALKAEAASEGIRARSPATRIRSLQTLTSLLGAEAVPSLIWLLDTDKDYSVREAAANALGSLGPGASKAIPDLKRCLSAPTIDGVILGKEEMDAAMKQGDLKRACRDALPKIQR from the coding sequence ATGAGATATGTCGCCGCCTCGGTCGTCGTCTTCGGCCTGCTGACTGCCCCCGTTCTTGCCGACCGAAAGCTAGACGAGGCGGTGGCGAAGGCGGATGAGCAGTTTCAAAAGGGCAAGCCTGAGGACGCCCTCAAGACCCTGACCAAGCTCACCGAGCAAAGCCCCTCCGGCGAGGCCTTCGTCGCCCTGGCCCGGATGCAAGAGCGGCTCGGGAACCTGGACGACGCGGCCGCGACCCTGGCCCGCGCCAAGGACGCGAGCCCGGCGGGGCCGGCCCGGGCCGAGGTTCTGGCCGCCTGGGCGGGGATGGACCTGCTGCGGGGGGCGGGCAAGGACGCGCTCGCCCACGCCACCGAGGCCGTCGAGCAGGTGAAGTCCTCTCCCACCGCGAGCGCCCTCGCGGCCCTGGCCCGGGCCCAGGCGCGGAATCAGGACGCGGCGAGCGCCCTCCAGACCGCGGACAAAGCGGTGGCGGCCTCCCCCACCAGCGCCCTCGTCCACGAGGCGCGGGGCGAGGCCCTGCTCGGCCTCGGCCGCGCGGAGGATGCGGGGGCTGCGTTCCGCAAGGCCCTGGAGCTCGACCCCAAGCTCACTCTCGCCCGGACCCGGCTGGCCTCCGCGCTTCTCGCCCAGGGCAAGAAGACGGAGGCCGTAGCCGAGGCCCGCAAGGCCACCGAGGTCGACCCCAAGGCAGGAGAAGCCTTCGCAGTGCTGGGGACCGCGATCCTGGCCGAGAACCCGAAGGCTTGGCCGGATGCCATCGCCCAGGCCCAGCAAGGCGCTTTCCTGAACCCGCGCAGCCCCCTGGTCCAGGTCGCGGTGGGCAAGATCTTCGAAGCCAACGGCAACCTCGACCAGACGGTCAACGCCTACAAGAAAGCTCTCGAGACCGATCCCGGCTACGGGCCTGCGCGGCTGGCCCTCGTCCAGGCCCAGATTGCCAAAGGCGACAAGGAGGGCGCGTTCGTGGAGGCCCAGAGGCTCGCCACCGACATGCCGGGCAGCGGCGAGGCCCAGCTCGAGCTCGGGCGGATCCTCCTCCGGAAGAACGACTATGCGGGCGCCATTCCTCCCCTCGAGCGGGCGGTCAACCTGACGCCGGGCACGGCCGAGGCCCATGCCCTCCTGGGGCGGGCCTACCAGTTCAGCCACCGGTCGGAGGACGCGGCGGTGGAGTACAAGAAAGCGGTGGAGCTCGACCCCAAGAACCTGGACTACCGCACCACCTACGGGCTCGTCCTGGGCATCACCGGCCAGCACGACGCCGGCATCGCCGAGCTCAAGAAGGTGATCGCCACCCCCGGCTACAAGGACTCCGCTGCCTACGTGAACCTGGGCTGGATCTACCGCAACATGAACAAGGCCACGGACTCGATCGCCGCCTACAAGAAGGCGCTCGAGATCGACCCCAAGGGCGAGCAGGCCGCGCAGGCGGCTCTGGGGCTGGGCTGGGCCTACTCCTACACCAAGACCTGGGACGACTCGATCGCCGCCTTCAACCGCTCCATCCAGATCGACCCCAAGACGGCGGGCGAGGCCTACAACGGGATCGCTTGGTGCTACTTCTTCAAGAAGGACATGGCCCAGGCGCAGGCCTTCCTGGACAAGGCCCAGGCGGCCGGTCGCAACGCGGCCACCCTCAAGGAGAACATCGAGCGCGTGAAGAAGGCGATCGCGGCCGGCCACGCGGTCACGGAGGAGCAGCTGGCCCAGGCGCAGGCGGAGCAGGAGAAGGAGCGGGAGCGGGCCCTCAAGGCCGAGGCGGCGAGCGAGGGCATCCGCGCCCGCAGCCCCGCCACCCGCATTCGCTCCCTCCAAACCCTCACCAGCCTGTTGGGAGCGGAGGCGGTGCCCTCGCTCATTTGGCTCCTGGATACGGACAAGGATTACTCGGTGCGCGAGGCCGCGGCCAACGCCCTCGGCTCCCTCGGCCCCGGGGCCAGCAAAGCGATCCCCGACCTAAAGCGGTGCCTAAGCGCTCCCACCATCGACGGCGTTATCTTGGGAAAAGAGGAGATGGACGCGGCGATGAAGCAAGGCGATCTCAAGCGGGCCTGCCGGGACGCGCTGCCCAAGATCCAGAGGTAG
- a CDS encoding S9 family peptidase: MNPRFLIPILLLGAPPLPAQTPAIAPDAALVTEGIPPIPAGLAATVDRYTESRAAFVQSWHPTKREMLITTRFGDTNQVHRVRFPGGDRTQLTFFPDRVLAAAYPRHADSYFVFAKDTGGNEFSQLYRYDLATGTITLLTDGSSQNGLGPFSHTGDRMVYGSTRRNGKDRDLYVIDPRDPKSDHLLAQLEGGGWHPLDWSPDDRTILVLQGISANESYLWLVDSVTGEQKLLTPKRAGDSVDYAGGRFSADGKSLYVTTDRESEFHRLTRVDLASGAHTYLSTVPWDVDAFDLSPDGRILAFVTNEGGVDVLRLLDTATAKERPAPKLPVGLIGALRWHANGKDLAFTLSGVRSPADAYSLDATTGALERWTESETGGIVVAGLADPELIRWTSFDGRSISGFLYRPPARFPGRRPVVISIHGGPEGQARPGFLGRFNYYVDELGLALITPNVRGSSGYGKTFLKLDDGYAREDSVKDIGALLEWIKTRPDLDSDRVLVTGGSYGGYMTLAVATHYDNRIRCSVDVVGISNFVSFLERTEAYRRDLRRVEYGDERDPKMRAFLLGISPLNQAQKITKPLFVVAGKNDPRVPFQEGEQMVATVRKNGTPVWYLLAKDEGHGFAKKKNADFQFYATVAFAQEYLLK, encoded by the coding sequence ATGAATCCACGCTTCCTGATCCCGATCCTGCTTCTGGGGGCTCCCCCCCTTCCCGCCCAGACGCCCGCCATTGCCCCCGACGCGGCCCTGGTCACGGAAGGCATCCCGCCCATCCCGGCCGGGCTCGCGGCCACGGTCGACCGCTACACGGAGTCCCGCGCGGCTTTCGTCCAGAGCTGGCATCCCACCAAACGGGAGATGCTCATCACCACCCGCTTCGGCGACACCAATCAGGTGCACCGCGTGCGCTTCCCGGGGGGGGACCGGACCCAGCTGACGTTCTTCCCCGACCGCGTGCTCGCCGCCGCCTACCCACGCCACGCCGACTCCTACTTCGTCTTTGCCAAGGACACGGGGGGCAACGAGTTCAGCCAGCTCTACCGCTACGATCTGGCCACGGGGACGATCACCCTCCTCACGGACGGAAGCTCCCAGAACGGCCTCGGGCCCTTCTCGCACACGGGGGACCGGATGGTCTACGGTTCCACCCGCCGGAACGGGAAGGACCGCGACCTATATGTCATCGACCCCCGGGACCCGAAGAGCGATCACCTTCTCGCGCAGCTGGAGGGCGGGGGGTGGCACCCCCTCGACTGGTCTCCCGACGACCGCACCATCCTTGTGCTTCAGGGGATCTCCGCCAACGAGAGCTACCTGTGGCTCGTGGATTCGGTCACGGGGGAGCAAAAGCTCCTCACCCCCAAAAGGGCCGGGGATAGCGTTGACTACGCGGGAGGACGATTCTCTGCGGACGGGAAGAGCCTCTACGTCACCACCGACCGGGAGTCGGAGTTCCACCGCCTGACCCGCGTCGACCTCGCGAGCGGCGCCCACACCTACCTCTCCACCGTTCCCTGGGACGTGGACGCGTTCGACCTGTCCCCCGACGGCCGGATCCTCGCCTTCGTGACCAACGAGGGCGGGGTGGATGTCCTGCGCCTGCTCGACACCGCGACCGCCAAGGAGAGGCCGGCCCCCAAGTTGCCCGTCGGGCTCATCGGCGCCCTGCGCTGGCACGCGAACGGGAAAGACCTCGCCTTCACGCTGAGCGGCGTCCGCTCACCGGCCGACGCCTACTCATTGGATGCTACGACGGGGGCCCTCGAGCGCTGGACGGAGAGCGAGACGGGCGGGATCGTGGTCGCCGGCCTGGCCGATCCGGAGCTCATCCGCTGGACAAGCTTCGACGGCCGCAGCATCTCCGGGTTCCTCTATCGGCCCCCCGCCCGCTTCCCGGGGCGGCGGCCGGTCGTGATCAGCATCCACGGCGGGCCCGAAGGCCAGGCCCGCCCCGGCTTTCTGGGGCGGTTCAACTACTACGTCGACGAGCTGGGCCTGGCCCTCATCACCCCCAACGTGCGCGGGTCCTCCGGCTACGGCAAGACCTTCCTGAAATTGGACGACGGCTACGCTCGCGAGGACTCGGTCAAGGACATCGGTGCCCTCCTTGAATGGATCAAGACCCGGCCGGACCTCGATTCCGACCGGGTCCTGGTCACGGGCGGCAGCTACGGCGGCTACATGACCCTGGCCGTGGCCACCCACTACGACAACCGCATCCGATGCTCGGTGGACGTAGTGGGCATCTCCAACTTCGTGTCCTTCCTGGAGCGCACGGAGGCCTACCGGCGCGACCTGCGCCGGGTCGAATACGGGGACGAGCGCGACCCCAAGATGCGCGCGTTCCTGCTCGGGATCTCGCCCTTGAACCAGGCCCAGAAGATCACCAAGCCGCTCTTCGTGGTGGCGGGCAAGAACGATCCGCGGGTTCCTTTTCAGGAGGGAGAGCAGATGGTGGCCACGGTCCGTAAGAACGGAACCCCGGTCTGGTACCTGCTGGCCAAGGACGAAGGGCACGGCTTCGCAAAGAAGAAGAACGCGGACTTCCAGTTCTACGCCACCGTGGCCTTCGCGCAGGAGTACCTCCTTAAGTGA
- a CDS encoding S8 family serine peptidase translates to MGDLDPQVLLLILANNPWWHPGADRICRDCARRFSEATEEARAHYPAFDRGTCPILPTPVRLGASDRFTGRGVTIAFLDSGFYAHPDLTRPSDRIRRYLDVNNPRARRTDLETPDESSWHGMMTSVVACGNGCLSGWLYRGLASEARLVLVKVGSARRIVHDDIRRGLEWVIRNRTRYDIRIVNVSCGGDYEASYLKDGLSQAADRATREGILVCAAAGNLGNHPRHAVIPPGSAPSVLTVGGLDDKNRLAFSGYQMYHSSYGPTVDGLQKPEVIAPGIWVAAPILPGTPTAAQAALLSLLAATPDAALPATIAAHPGVDAALEAALHLEPALIRQLVELKLRDNRVISGHYKHVDGTSFAAPIVSSIAAQMIEANPQITPQQTKLILIRTARRMATVEVDRQGWGVVNPRLAVEEALALRARAKAAPARPERVT, encoded by the coding sequence GTGGGGGACCTGGACCCGCAGGTCCTGCTCCTCATCCTCGCCAACAACCCGTGGTGGCACCCCGGCGCGGACCGCATCTGCCGCGACTGCGCGCGGCGCTTCTCGGAGGCGACGGAGGAGGCCCGCGCCCACTACCCCGCTTTCGACCGAGGCACCTGCCCCATCCTCCCCACCCCTGTCCGCCTGGGGGCCTCCGACCGGTTCACGGGACGCGGCGTCACCATCGCCTTCCTCGACTCCGGCTTCTACGCCCACCCCGACCTGACCCGGCCTTCCGACCGCATCCGGCGCTACCTGGACGTGAACAACCCCCGGGCCCGGCGCACCGACCTTGAGACCCCCGACGAGTCCAGCTGGCACGGGATGATGACCTCGGTCGTGGCCTGTGGGAACGGTTGCCTCTCGGGCTGGCTCTACCGGGGGCTGGCCTCCGAGGCCCGGCTGGTCTTGGTCAAGGTGGGCAGCGCCCGTCGCATCGTGCACGACGACATCCGACGCGGGCTGGAGTGGGTGATCCGCAATCGCACGCGCTACGACATCCGGATCGTGAACGTGAGCTGCGGGGGCGATTACGAAGCCTCCTACCTCAAGGACGGCCTCAGCCAGGCCGCGGACCGGGCCACCCGGGAGGGAATCCTGGTCTGTGCCGCCGCGGGCAACCTGGGAAACCACCCCCGCCACGCCGTGATCCCCCCCGGCTCCGCCCCCTCGGTCTTGACCGTGGGCGGCCTCGACGACAAGAACCGCCTCGCTTTCTCCGGCTACCAGATGTACCACTCCAGCTACGGGCCGACGGTTGATGGGCTGCAGAAGCCGGAGGTGATCGCGCCCGGGATCTGGGTGGCCGCACCCATCCTGCCCGGCACCCCTACCGCCGCCCAGGCCGCGCTGCTCTCCCTCCTGGCCGCCACTCCCGACGCCGCGCTGCCGGCCACGATCGCCGCCCACCCGGGAGTGGACGCCGCCCTCGAAGCCGCCCTCCACCTCGAGCCCGCCCTTATCCGACAGCTCGTGGAGCTGAAGCTCCGGGACAACCGTGTGATCTCGGGGCACTACAAGCACGTGGACGGAACGAGCTTCGCGGCCCCCATCGTCTCCTCCATCGCCGCCCAGATGATTGAGGCCAACCCCCAGATAACGCCCCAGCAGACGAAGCTCATCCTGATCCGCACCGCCCGACGCATGGCCACGGTGGAGGTGGACCGGCAGGGCTGGGGAGTGGTAAACCCACGCCTGGCCGTGGAAGAGGCCTTGGCCCTGCGCGCCCGGGCCAAGGCCGCCCCCGCCCGCCCGGAGCGGGTAACATAA
- a CDS encoding M24 family metallopeptidase, whose translation MPAEVILLMDLVAIQKALTEERLDGWLLYDFRGSNPIARAVIGFDEKQIGTRRWFYLIPRTGEPVAILHVIEPHALKGAPGRSVLYRSWQELESLLASHLKGLKRVAMEYSPGAAIPYVGRVDAGTIEMVRAAGPEVVSSADLVQVFEARWTPAQKGLHDQAARDTLLAKDEAFRLIQDRLASGRSLKESEVQAFIQARFEARHLFTHHPCIVAVNEHASDPHFETASGPDDREIKKGDLVLIDLWAKVANDPRAVYYDATWMGYCGKDVPARMREVWEAVKGARDAAVTFVMDSVKAGRTIHGYEVDDVSRRYIEARDFGPYFLHRTGHSIGYEVHGNGVNIDNLETRDQRTIIPGVCFSIEPGVYLPEFGVRSEIDMYVGEGQAEVTGDIQRELLLLA comes from the coding sequence ATGCCCGCGGAGGTCATCCTTCTCATGGACCTGGTGGCAATCCAGAAAGCCCTGACCGAGGAGCGGCTGGATGGCTGGCTCCTCTACGACTTTCGGGGCTCCAACCCCATCGCGCGGGCGGTGATCGGCTTTGACGAGAAGCAGATCGGCACCCGGCGCTGGTTCTACCTCATCCCCCGCACGGGGGAGCCGGTGGCCATCCTCCACGTGATCGAGCCCCACGCCCTCAAGGGGGCGCCGGGGAGGAGCGTTCTCTACCGCTCCTGGCAGGAGCTCGAGTCCTTGCTGGCCTCCCACCTCAAGGGGTTAAAGCGCGTGGCCATGGAGTACAGCCCGGGCGCGGCCATCCCCTACGTGGGCCGGGTGGACGCGGGGACGATCGAGATGGTGCGGGCGGCGGGGCCGGAGGTCGTGAGCTCCGCCGACCTCGTCCAGGTCTTCGAGGCCCGCTGGACGCCCGCGCAGAAGGGGCTCCACGATCAAGCCGCCCGCGACACCCTGCTCGCCAAGGATGAGGCTTTCCGGTTGATCCAGGATCGGTTGGCCTCCGGTCGGTCTCTGAAGGAGAGCGAAGTCCAGGCCTTCATCCAGGCCCGTTTCGAGGCCCGCCACCTCTTCACCCACCACCCCTGCATCGTGGCCGTGAACGAGCACGCCTCCGACCCCCACTTCGAGACCGCCTCCGGCCCCGACGACCGCGAGATCAAGAAGGGGGACCTGGTCCTCATCGACCTCTGGGCCAAAGTGGCCAACGACCCCCGGGCCGTATACTACGACGCCACCTGGATGGGCTACTGCGGGAAAGACGTGCCCGCGCGGATGCGTGAGGTCTGGGAGGCGGTGAAGGGGGCCCGGGACGCGGCGGTGACCTTCGTGATGGACTCCGTCAAGGCCGGGCGCACGATCCACGGCTACGAGGTGGACGACGTCTCGCGCCGCTACATCGAGGCCCGCGACTTCGGCCCCTACTTCCTCCATCGCACCGGCCACTCTATCGGCTACGAGGTCCACGGCAACGGGGTCAACATCGACAACCTGGAGACGCGAGACCAGCGCACGATCATCCCCGGCGTCTGCTTCTCGATCGAGCCCGGGGTCTACCTTCCGGAGTTCGGGGTGCGCAGCGAGATCGACATGTACGTGGGCGAGGGCCAGGCCGAGGTCACGGGCGACATTCAGCGCGAGCTCTTGCTCCTGGCCTGA
- a CDS encoding aldo/keto reductase — translation MKTRILGRTGLAVSEIGYGAWGIGGGMWVGAKEDESLRALHHAIDRGVNFIDTAIVYGEGQSERLVGQLLRERSETIWVATKIPPKNLIWPAAQGVRVSQVFPGDHILRSCEKSLRNLGRDSVDLLQLHVWRDEFLDQDGWKDEFLSLRQSGKARFLGISINDHDPGSALRAVASGLFDAVQVIYNIFDPTPAEALFPACRKHGVGVLARVPLDEGGLTGTITPKTVFPEGDFRRDYFRGARRREVFERGEALKTLLDGEAKTLPELALRFCLSPEAVSTVIPGMRRVSTVDANVAVSDGRPLSPALLGRLRTHAWPRNFYAD, via the coding sequence ATGAAGACCCGAATCCTTGGGCGCACCGGTCTCGCCGTCTCCGAGATTGGCTATGGGGCCTGGGGGATCGGGGGCGGCATGTGGGTCGGGGCCAAGGAGGACGAGAGCCTCCGCGCCCTGCACCACGCCATCGACCGGGGCGTCAACTTCATCGACACCGCGATCGTATACGGGGAGGGGCAGAGCGAACGCCTCGTGGGCCAGCTGCTGCGCGAGCGGAGCGAGACCATCTGGGTGGCGACCAAGATCCCGCCCAAGAACCTGATCTGGCCGGCGGCCCAGGGGGTGCGGGTCTCCCAGGTGTTCCCGGGCGACCACATCCTCCGCTCCTGCGAGAAGAGCCTGCGCAACCTCGGCCGCGACTCGGTGGATCTCCTCCAGCTCCACGTCTGGCGGGACGAGTTCCTGGACCAAGACGGCTGGAAGGACGAGTTTCTCTCCTTGCGGCAGTCGGGCAAGGCACGCTTCCTGGGAATCTCCATCAATGACCACGACCCCGGCTCCGCCCTGCGCGCGGTGGCCTCCGGCCTCTTCGACGCCGTGCAGGTCATCTACAACATCTTCGACCCCACGCCCGCGGAAGCCCTTTTCCCGGCCTGCCGGAAGCACGGGGTGGGGGTGCTGGCCCGGGTACCCCTGGACGAGGGGGGGCTGACCGGCACTATCACCCCCAAGACCGTGTTCCCGGAGGGGGACTTCCGCCGCGACTATTTCCGCGGCGCCCGCCGGCGGGAGGTGTTCGAGCGGGGGGAGGCCCTGAAGACGCTGCTCGACGGGGAGGCAAAAACGCTCCCCGAGTTGGCCCTGCGCTTCTGCCTCAGCCCGGAGGCGGTGTCGACCGTGATCCCGGGCATGCGGCGGGTGAGCACGGTGGATGCGAACGTCGCCGTCTCCGACGGCCGCCCGCTCTCCCCCGCGCTTCTGGGCCGCCTGCGGACGCATGCCTGGCCCCGCAACTTCTACGCGGACTGA
- a CDS encoding adenosine deaminase family protein: MPDLEARLRALPKIELHQHVDGSIPAEVTWELMRHYRLNPVDSLEEMRRHLEIQEGEEGTLLAYLDKMHYPLWVTQFYENISRVTEAIVDAAAAAGVVTLELRYSPVIHTYAGLTPRQSIRSALSGMNHARKRHPQMKLGMVVIAMRQHGPHIAKILARQALAEAQHLHERTGVVGFDIAGPERGNPPRLFRSAYEIARLGHLGLTAHAGEDAGAEYVWQAVDELGANRIGHGCAAAKDKELLRRLARDRIAVECCLSSNYHTGAVPAGARHPIHAFLEAGVPVALCCDNSTVSHTDQVREGLRAAEQIGVEAVEAIHQEAGAFSFIRPETALSSGLGD; this comes from the coding sequence ATGCCGGACCTCGAGGCCCGTTTGCGGGCCCTCCCCAAGATCGAACTCCACCAGCATGTCGACGGCTCGATCCCCGCCGAGGTCACCTGGGAGCTGATGCGGCACTACCGCCTCAACCCGGTGGACAGCCTGGAGGAGATGCGCCGCCACCTGGAGATCCAGGAGGGGGAGGAGGGCACCCTCCTCGCCTATTTGGACAAGATGCACTACCCCCTCTGGGTGACCCAGTTCTACGAGAACATCAGCAGGGTCACGGAGGCCATCGTGGACGCGGCGGCGGCGGCGGGGGTGGTGACCCTTGAGCTCCGCTACTCCCCCGTCATCCACACCTACGCCGGCCTCACCCCCCGGCAGTCCATCCGCTCCGCCCTTTCCGGCATGAACCACGCGCGGAAGCGTCACCCCCAGATGAAGCTGGGGATGGTAGTGATCGCGATGCGCCAGCACGGACCCCACATCGCCAAGATCTTGGCCCGCCAGGCCCTGGCCGAGGCCCAACACCTCCACGAGCGGACGGGGGTGGTGGGCTTCGACATCGCGGGACCGGAGCGGGGCAATCCCCCCCGGCTCTTCCGCAGCGCGTACGAGATCGCCCGCCTGGGTCACCTGGGCCTCACCGCCCACGCGGGGGAGGATGCGGGGGCGGAGTACGTCTGGCAGGCCGTGGACGAGCTGGGGGCGAACCGCATCGGCCACGGCTGCGCGGCCGCGAAAGACAAGGAGCTGCTCCGGCGCCTGGCTCGGGATCGGATCGCGGTCGAGTGCTGCCTCTCCAGCAACTACCACACGGGGGCGGTGCCCGCGGGGGCCCGACACCCGATCCACGCCTTCCTGGAGGCGGGGGTGCCGGTGGCCCTCTGCTGCGACAACAGCACCGTCTCCCACACCGACCAGGTGCGGGAGGGACTGCGAGCCGCGGAACAGATTGGGGTGGAGGCGGTGGAAGCCATCCACCAAGAGGCCGGCGCCTTCAGCTTCATCAGGCCCGAGACCGCGCTCTCCTCCGGGCTCGGGGACTAG
- a CDS encoding arginine deiminase family protein, with protein sequence MVAPLRRVIVKRPEDAFGSPARIAAEWQRLGFTAPPDLERANQEHDLLVALLAAAGAEVLYLPKGEGTTLDSLYAHDAGLVTEEGAVVFRMGKPDRRGEGPALAAALASWGVPLLGFVDGEGTAEGGDMLWLDQKTLVVGRGFRTNGAGVAQLRSLLRPLGIQVIDVHMPHADGPQGLLHLLSIISPLDEDLALVYRRLLPVPLFELLGSRGIELVDVAEEEYPAMACNVLAVVPRGVVMLSGLPLTRRRLEAFGCSVEEYEGDEISRKGNGGPTCLTRPLLRST encoded by the coding sequence ATGGTCGCACCCCTGCGCCGTGTGATCGTGAAGAGGCCGGAGGACGCGTTTGGCTCCCCGGCGCGGATCGCCGCGGAGTGGCAGCGGCTGGGCTTCACCGCCCCTCCCGACCTCGAGCGCGCAAACCAGGAGCACGACCTCCTCGTCGCCCTCCTCGCCGCCGCGGGGGCGGAGGTGCTGTACCTGCCCAAAGGCGAGGGCACCACCCTCGACTCTCTGTACGCCCACGACGCCGGGCTCGTGACCGAAGAGGGAGCGGTGGTTTTCCGGATGGGCAAGCCGGATCGTCGGGGCGAGGGCCCGGCCCTGGCCGCGGCCCTGGCCTCCTGGGGGGTGCCCCTCTTGGGTTTCGTGGACGGGGAGGGAACCGCAGAGGGCGGGGACATGCTGTGGCTCGACCAAAAGACGCTGGTGGTGGGCCGCGGCTTCCGCACCAACGGGGCGGGGGTCGCCCAGCTGAGGTCGCTCCTCCGCCCCCTGGGTATCCAGGTCATCGACGTGCACATGCCCCACGCGGACGGGCCCCAGGGCCTTCTCCACCTGCTCTCCATCATCAGCCCCCTGGACGAGGACTTGGCCCTCGTCTACCGCCGGCTCCTTCCGGTCCCCCTCTTCGAGCTGCTCGGCTCGCGGGGGATCGAGCTCGTGGACGTGGCGGAGGAGGAGTACCCGGCCATGGCTTGCAACGTCCTGGCCGTGGTCCCGCGCGGGGTGGTGATGTTGAGCGGCCTGCCCCTCACCCGCCGGCGCCTGGAGGCGTTCGGGTGCTCGGTGGAGGAGTACGAGGGAGACGAGATCTCACGGAAGGGAAACGGTGGCCCGACCTGCCTGACCCGACCGCTGCTGCGGTCCACGTGA